A genomic window from Candidatus Kouleothrix ribensis includes:
- the mgtA gene encoding magnesium-translocating P-type ATPase, which yields MQGVMHHTATPPHTAGQIAEGLLAAAQGDIDAALARAGTTPAGLSNAEAGQRLKRYGFNELAHGRRSQLLTHITSALINPLVILLGILALISLSVGDVRAAVMMALMVVLGVSLRFVQEWRADAAAAQLTAMVHTTATAVREGRAGDIALRLLVPGDIVQLSAGDLVPADLRLISAKDLFINQAPLTGEALPVEKHALSAARPPASPLDLQNICFFGTSIVSGTASALVLATGSATYFGSMATHLADTSAVVSSFDQGLNRFTWLLLRFMAVMVPLVFLINGIGKGNWLEAFLFALSVAVGLTPEMLPMIVTVCLSKGALAMSRQQVIVKRLSAIQNFGAMDVLCTDKTGTLTEGRVVLEKHLDLAGAESPEVLNYSYLNSFHQTGLKNMLDMAVLAHVEVAEALQVREHYRKIDEIPFDFVRRRMSVVVEDPQQQHILICKGAVEEILAVCTYVELHGARVMLDASHQAQAAALVDTLNDDGFRVLALAYTLMPGDQHTYEPADESALTLLGLLAFLDPPKPTARQAIAELEQRGVQVKVLTGDNERVARTICTQVGLATDRVVLGSALDAWSDAQLADAAESALIFAKLAPAHKERIIAALRGRGHVVGFMGDGINDAAALKAADVGISVDSAVDIAKESSDIILLENSLLVLQAGVLEGRRVFGNILKYVRMAASSNFGNMFSVVGASLFLPFLPMLPVQVLTNNLLYDFSQTTIPTDSVDAAWLQHARSWNIGATQRFILVIGPISSIFDYATFAMMLYVFNAWANPALFHTGWFVESLLTQTLIIHVIRTNKIPFLQSRASLPLTLTSLLIVAIGIWLPFSPFADALGFVALPPLYWPLVGLMLLGYVVLTQLVKTWFVRRYEGG from the coding sequence ATGCAGGGCGTGATGCACCACACCGCCACCCCGCCACACACGGCTGGGCAGATCGCCGAGGGGCTGTTAGCGGCAGCACAGGGCGATATCGACGCAGCACTCGCGCGCGCTGGCACTACGCCAGCCGGCCTGAGCAACGCCGAAGCCGGCCAGCGCCTGAAGCGCTATGGCTTTAACGAGCTGGCGCATGGCCGTCGCTCCCAGCTGCTGACGCACATCACGAGCGCGCTGATCAACCCGCTGGTGATTCTGCTCGGCATCCTGGCGCTGATCTCGCTCTCGGTCGGCGATGTGCGCGCGGCGGTGATGATGGCGCTGATGGTGGTGCTGGGCGTGTCGCTGCGCTTCGTGCAAGAATGGCGCGCCGACGCGGCCGCCGCGCAGCTCACGGCTATGGTTCACACTACGGCCACAGCAGTGCGCGAGGGGCGCGCCGGTGATATTGCGCTGCGCCTGCTGGTGCCCGGCGATATCGTTCAGCTCTCGGCCGGTGACCTGGTGCCGGCCGACTTGCGGCTGATCAGCGCGAAGGATCTGTTCATCAACCAGGCGCCCCTGACCGGCGAGGCGCTGCCGGTCGAGAAGCATGCGCTCAGCGCCGCCCGCCCGCCGGCCAGCCCGCTCGACCTTCAGAATATCTGCTTCTTCGGCACCAGTATTGTCAGCGGCACCGCCAGCGCGCTGGTGCTGGCCACCGGCAGCGCGACCTACTTCGGCTCGATGGCTACGCACCTGGCCGATACCAGCGCGGTGGTCAGCAGCTTCGACCAGGGGCTGAATCGCTTTACATGGCTGCTGCTGCGCTTCATGGCCGTGATGGTGCCGCTGGTGTTCCTGATCAACGGCATCGGCAAGGGCAACTGGCTCGAGGCATTTCTGTTCGCGCTCTCGGTTGCGGTTGGCCTCACGCCCGAGATGCTACCCATGATCGTCACAGTCTGCCTTTCGAAAGGCGCGCTGGCGATGTCGCGGCAGCAGGTGATCGTCAAGCGCCTGAGCGCGATCCAGAACTTTGGGGCGATGGATGTGCTGTGTACCGACAAAACCGGCACCCTGACCGAGGGGCGCGTGGTGCTGGAAAAGCACCTCGATCTGGCCGGGGCCGAGTCGCCTGAGGTGCTGAACTACTCGTACCTGAACAGCTTCCACCAGACTGGGCTGAAGAATATGCTCGACATGGCCGTGCTGGCGCATGTCGAGGTGGCCGAAGCGCTGCAGGTGCGCGAGCACTACCGCAAGATCGACGAGATCCCATTTGATTTCGTGCGCCGGCGCATGTCGGTCGTGGTCGAAGATCCCCAGCAGCAGCACATCCTGATCTGCAAGGGCGCAGTCGAGGAGATCCTCGCGGTTTGCACGTACGTCGAGCTGCACGGCGCGCGCGTGATGCTGGATGCATCGCACCAGGCCCAGGCGGCCGCGCTGGTAGATACGCTCAACGACGATGGCTTCCGGGTGCTGGCGCTGGCGTATACGCTCATGCCCGGCGACCAGCATACCTACGAGCCGGCCGACGAGAGTGCGCTAACCCTGCTGGGCCTGCTGGCGTTCCTCGACCCGCCCAAGCCGACTGCGCGCCAGGCGATTGCCGAGCTGGAGCAGCGCGGAGTGCAGGTGAAGGTGCTGACTGGCGACAACGAGCGGGTGGCGCGCACGATCTGCACGCAGGTTGGCCTGGCGACCGATCGGGTTGTGCTGGGCAGCGCGCTCGATGCATGGTCGGATGCGCAGCTGGCCGATGCAGCCGAGAGCGCGTTGATCTTCGCGAAGCTGGCGCCGGCGCACAAAGAGCGGATCATCGCGGCGCTGCGCGGGCGCGGCCATGTCGTCGGCTTCATGGGCGACGGCATCAACGATGCGGCGGCGCTCAAAGCCGCCGATGTGGGCATCTCGGTCGATAGCGCCGTCGATATCGCCAAAGAGTCGTCCGACATCATTCTGCTGGAGAATAGCCTGCTGGTGCTGCAGGCCGGCGTGCTGGAGGGCCGGCGGGTGTTCGGCAACATTCTGAAATACGTCCGTATGGCCGCCAGCTCGAACTTCGGTAACATGTTCAGCGTGGTCGGCGCCAGCCTGTTCCTGCCGTTTCTGCCGATGCTACCGGTGCAGGTGCTGACCAATAACCTGCTGTACGACTTCTCGCAGACCACCATCCCAACCGACTCGGTCGACGCAGCATGGCTTCAGCATGCACGCAGCTGGAACATAGGCGCCACGCAGCGGTTCATCCTGGTGATCGGGCCGATCAGCTCGATCTTCGACTACGCCACGTTCGCCATGATGCTGTACGTTTTCAATGCCTGGGCCAACCCGGCGCTGTTCCACACCGGCTGGTTTGTCGAGTCGCTGCTGACGCAGACGCTGATCATCCATGTGATCCGCACGAACAAGATCCCGTTCCTCCAGAGCCGGGCCAGCCTGCCGCTGACGCTCACCTCGCTGCTGATTGTCGCGATCGGTATCTGGTTGCCGTTCTCGCCGTTTGCGGATGCGCTGGGGTTTGTGGCGCTGCCGCCGCTGTACTGGCCGCTGGTCGGGCTGATGCTGCTGGGCTATGTCGTGCTCACGCAGCTGGTGAAGACGTGGTTCGTGCGGCGCTACGAAGGCGGCTGA
- the ftsH gene encoding ATP-dependent zinc metalloprotease FtsH: MIEDNRNGDRRVPAGQVRPRPPGPEERRSTTATSDGGQANQQQDLGRLLRGPRFWIALAIVLAINWFLAPLLFPEPQNRVTVPYTFFKQQVATANVSEITSRGEDIQGAFKQPVADPSPATAAATAQPPAPAQTYTKFATIRPAFDDPELLALLEQNQVVITASPLEQPRSAFLTLLLSFGPTLLLIGGFLWLSNRAARSAGGGLFGIGRSRARRYQAAEVAERITFEDVAGIDEVERELIEIVDFLRQPDKYQRLGGRIPKGVLLVGAPGTGKTLLARAVAGEAAVPFFSMSGSEFIEMIVGVGAARVRDLFVEARKAAPAIIFVDELDAIGRRRGAGNALGGSDEREQTLNQLLIEMDGFDSREAVIVLAATNRADVLDPALLRPGRFDRRVTVQPPDRAGRAAILAVHTRGVPLAPGTDLNAIAAETPGLVGADLRNLVNEAALLAARNSKAAVDTIDFSEALEKIALGAERKLTLNPAERQRVAYHESGHALLGLLQPEGDPVRRVTVVARGLALGVTLSVPDDDRYNYGEPYLRARIVSALGGRAAEQVIYGTGTTGAENDLKQVTELARAMVTRWGMSPEVGLLALSGRDQGNFLEIDMAAGMARPYSEQTAQAIDQAIRRIVDECYATALDLLTRERGRLTTLAAALLREESLDEAQMRAAAGLAGRHLPEHALAVSS, translated from the coding sequence ATGATCGAAGATAATCGCAATGGCGATCGGCGAGTGCCGGCCGGCCAGGTGCGCCCGCGCCCGCCGGGGCCGGAAGAGCGCCGCAGCACCACCGCAACGAGCGATGGCGGCCAAGCGAATCAGCAGCAAGATCTGGGCCGCCTGCTGCGTGGCCCACGCTTTTGGATCGCGCTGGCGATCGTGCTGGCAATCAACTGGTTTCTGGCGCCGCTGCTGTTCCCCGAGCCGCAAAACCGCGTCACCGTGCCGTATACATTCTTTAAGCAGCAGGTTGCCACCGCTAATGTCTCCGAGATCACCAGCCGCGGCGAGGATATCCAGGGTGCATTCAAGCAGCCGGTGGCCGACCCAAGCCCGGCCACTGCGGCCGCGACGGCCCAGCCACCAGCGCCGGCGCAAACCTATACCAAGTTCGCCACGATCAGGCCGGCCTTCGACGATCCCGAGCTGCTGGCGCTGCTCGAGCAGAATCAGGTCGTGATCACCGCGTCGCCGCTCGAGCAGCCGCGCTCGGCCTTCCTCACCTTGCTGTTGTCGTTCGGCCCAACCCTGCTGCTAATTGGCGGGTTTCTATGGCTGAGCAACCGCGCCGCACGCAGCGCCGGCGGCGGCCTGTTTGGGATCGGCCGCAGCCGCGCACGCCGCTACCAGGCCGCCGAGGTGGCCGAGCGGATTACATTTGAGGACGTGGCCGGCATCGACGAAGTCGAGCGCGAGCTGATCGAGATCGTCGATTTCCTTAGGCAGCCCGATAAATACCAGCGGCTGGGCGGCCGCATCCCCAAGGGCGTGCTGCTGGTCGGCGCGCCTGGCACCGGCAAGACCCTGCTGGCCCGTGCGGTAGCCGGCGAGGCGGCCGTGCCGTTCTTCAGCATGAGCGGCTCCGAGTTCATCGAGATGATCGTCGGCGTGGGCGCCGCGCGCGTGCGCGACCTGTTTGTCGAGGCGCGCAAGGCCGCCCCGGCGATCATCTTCGTCGATGAGCTCGATGCGATCGGCCGGCGCCGCGGCGCCGGCAATGCGCTCGGCGGCAGCGATGAGCGCGAGCAGACGCTCAACCAGCTGCTGATCGAGATGGATGGCTTCGACTCGCGCGAGGCGGTGATTGTGCTGGCCGCGACCAACCGTGCCGATGTGCTCGACCCGGCGCTGCTGCGGCCGGGCCGCTTCGACCGCCGGGTCACCGTGCAGCCGCCCGACCGCGCCGGCCGCGCCGCGATTCTGGCGGTGCATACCCGCGGCGTGCCGCTCGCGCCAGGAACCGACCTGAACGCAATTGCTGCCGAAACGCCCGGCCTGGTCGGCGCCGATCTGCGCAACCTGGTCAACGAGGCCGCGCTGCTGGCTGCGCGTAACAGCAAGGCTGCCGTCGATACCATCGACTTCTCTGAGGCGCTTGAGAAGATCGCGCTGGGCGCCGAGCGCAAGCTGACGCTGAACCCCGCCGAGCGCCAGCGCGTCGCATACCACGAGTCTGGCCACGCACTGCTGGGCCTGCTTCAGCCCGAGGGCGACCCGGTGCGCCGCGTCACGGTGGTGGCGCGCGGCCTGGCGCTGGGCGTAACGCTCTCGGTGCCCGACGACGACCGCTACAACTACGGCGAACCCTACCTGCGCGCGCGAATCGTCAGCGCGCTGGGCGGCCGCGCGGCCGAGCAGGTGATCTACGGCACAGGTACGACCGGGGCCGAGAACGATCTCAAGCAGGTGACCGAGCTGGCGCGCGCGATGGTCACGCGCTGGGGCATGAGCCCCGAGGTCGGGCTGCTGGCGCTGAGCGGGCGCGATCAAGGCAATTTCCTAGAGATCGACATGGCCGCCGGCATGGCGCGCCCCTACAGCGAGCAGACCGCCCAGGCGATCGACCAGGCCATCCGCCGGATCGTCGACGAGTGCTATGCCACCGCGCTCGATCTGCTGACCCGCGAACGCGGGCGGCTCACGACGCTGGCCGCAGCACTACTGCGCGAGGAGTCGCTCGACGAGGCGCAGATGCGCGCAGCAGCCGGGCTCGCGGGCCGGCATCTGCCCGAGCACGCGCTCGCCGTGAGTAGCTAA
- a CDS encoding VIT1/CCC1 transporter family protein, with translation MPITPHNEEHFTGGETVRDIVIGMSDGLTVPFALAAGLSGAVAATAIVVTAGLAEVAAGSIAMGLGGYLAARSDAEHYASELARERQEIREKADAEADEVVQILQTYGLSAEESGRVMDGLRTRPEAWVNFMMRFELGLEAPDPRRALRSALTIAGSYIGGGLIPLAPYIVFSDVQTALPASVVITLLALIIFGYIKGRFTGARPLRSAIQTALIGGIAAAAAFAIARAIG, from the coding sequence ATGCCTATAACACCACATAACGAAGAGCATTTCACTGGCGGCGAGACCGTGCGCGATATTGTGATCGGCATGTCGGATGGCCTGACCGTGCCGTTTGCCCTGGCCGCCGGGCTATCGGGCGCAGTGGCCGCGACCGCGATCGTAGTGACGGCCGGCCTGGCCGAGGTAGCCGCAGGTTCGATCGCCATGGGCCTGGGCGGTTATCTGGCGGCGCGCAGCGATGCCGAGCACTACGCCAGCGAGCTGGCCCGCGAGCGCCAGGAGATCCGCGAGAAGGCCGATGCCGAGGCCGACGAGGTGGTGCAGATTCTGCAGACGTACGGCCTCAGCGCCGAGGAGAGCGGCCGTGTTATGGACGGCCTGCGCACGCGGCCCGAGGCCTGGGTGAACTTCATGATGCGCTTCGAGCTGGGGCTAGAGGCGCCTGACCCGCGCCGTGCATTGCGCAGCGCGCTCACGATCGCCGGCTCGTATATCGGCGGCGGCCTGATCCCGCTGGCGCCATACATCGTCTTCAGCGATGTCCAGACTGCGCTGCCGGCCTCGGTGGTGATCACGCTGCTTGCGCTGATCATCTTTGGGTACATCAAGGGGCGCTTTACGGGCGCGCGCCCGCTGCGCAGCGCCATCCAAACTGCGCTGATCGGTGGTATTGCCGCCGCCGCCGCCTTCGCAATCGCGCGCGCGATCGGCTGA